Part of the Salinimonas lutimaris genome, AAGATCCCTATCTGGCGGATATTCTCACCACCCTGGACCTGGGGCAGGAGATTCCTGAATCCCTGTATTATGTGATCGCCGAACTAATTGCCTATTCCTATGTGTTACAAGGCAAAACGCCTCAGGGCTGGGAAGAATGTGCAGCGCGCCTGGATCAGCTGATATAATCTGTTTTTTACATTTTTGGATAACGTGATGCGATATTGGTTAGGGGTAACATTACTGCTAATAATAACCGGCTGCGCGCAGCGTTCAGTGATATTGCACAAGCAAACATTAAACACACAACAACAGGCGCGAATTGTCTCCCTGCTCAGCACCTATGACTTTGCCTCTGACATGTCTGATGAACGGGCACCGCCTGATATTGAACCGCCCGTACTGCTAATCGCACCCGATGACACTGCGTCTCATTACCACACGTTAGTGCAAGCTATTCAGCAGGCCGGATGGCCGTCACTCACCGTACAATCAGCACCACCATCAACAGGTCTCAATCAGGCGCATTTATATTTGCCTGACAGCAATACACCTGTCCTGCGACAAATCACACAACAAAAGCTGATTACTACCTATAAGGCTTATCGGTGTGATGAAAAAGCGAAGCTGAGTTTACAGGCCAACCAGCGCTTTATTTTAAAACGTAAGTCTTTGGATGGTGAACGCCGGGAGCCCAACATCACCGGGCAATGGACAATCACACAATGGCCCTATATCAGACTCACTGCAACATCGCCCTATATGGAACAGTTTCTTGAAATCTCGGAGCACATCGAGCAGGAAGGTCATCGTCAGTTTCGGGTGATTTCACTGCGCCCGCTGGAAGTCAGCCGCTTATACACCCCCTGTATTGTCAGCGATGCCATGCGCATAGACTGACATCAGTAGCAACACTGTCTTTCGATGAACAGCCCAAGAATAAGGCGATTAAAAAAGCCCGTTACAGTCACACTGCAACGGGCTTTTGAATAAGCAAACTACCTTGAGCCGACTTTATGCGTTACATAGGGCTCTGTGGATACTTATAATGTTTCTTCTGATTCGCCTTCGGTTGGCTCAACACGTGGTGTTTTAGACAACAGTTCTTCGCGAATCTTAACTTCAATCTCTTGAGCAATCTCAGGATTATCTTTTAAGAAGTTAATGACATTGGCTTTACCCTGACCAATTCTGTCACCGTTATAGCTGTACCAGGCACCGGCTTTATCCACCAGTTTCTGTTTTACACCCAGATCAATCAGCTCAGCTTCTTTACTGATTCCTTCGCCATAGCGAATCATAAATTCAGCTTGTCTGAATGGCGGCGCTACTTTGTTTTTCACCACTTTGACCCGGGTTTCGTTACCAACAACCTCATCACCTTCTTTTACCGCACCGATACGACGGATATCCAGACGTACTGATGAGTAGAATTTCAGCGCATTACCACCGGTTGTAGTTTCAGGGTTACCAAACATCACACCAATCTTCATACGAATCTGGTTAATGAAGATACACAGGGTGTTTGTGCGCTTGATATTGCCGGTCAGTTTACGCAGTGCCTGAGACATCAGACGTGCCTGCAAACCAACGTGAGAGTCACCCATTTCGCCTTCGATCTCCGCTTTAGGCGTCAGTGCTGCTACCGAGTCCACAATCACAACATCTACCGCGCCTGAACGCACCAGCATGTCGCAGATTTCCAGTGCCTGCTCACCCGTGTCTGGCTGAGATACCAGCAGATCGTCAATGTTCACACCCAGTTTTTGGGCATAAATTGGATCCAGTGCATGCTCGGCATCCACGAATGCACAGGTTTTACCTTTTTTCTGGGCTTCAGCGATAACCTGTAAGGTCAGCGTGGTTTTACCCGAGGACTCAGGACCGTAGATTTCTACCACCCGGCCACATGGCAAACCGCCTATACCCAGCGCAATGTCGATACTTAGCGAGCCGGTAGAGATAGACTCAATATCCATCGCCTGGTTGTCACCAAGACGCATGATTGAGCCTTTACCAAATTGCTTTTCTATCTGGCCGACAGCGGCCGTAAGAGCTTTTGATTTATTGTCGTCCACAAATACTTCCTTTGAAGTGAGAAGCTATGGTTTACCAGCGCACCGCTCATATTAAGCTGACTCAGCTGACCACGCTTATAATCGAATCAAATAATGCCTGCATTTTATACTGTACAATTATACAGTTTCAAGCGCTATTTATGAATTTTGTTTACGCTACAAGTCTTCACCGAAGGTTTCAACTAGCCAGTCGTTCAGGTAGCTGAGCGCAAAGGCAGCTGCGCGATCCCGCACCGCTGCGCGGTCGCCGCTGAATTGCTGATGTACTGTGTACACCCGCTTATCCAGAACAAAGCCAAACCATACGGTACCCACCGGTTTTTCTGCCGAGCCGCCATTGGGTCCGGCGATACCACTGATACTGATCACACAGTCTGCGCCCGATTTTGCCGCCGTGCCCCGGGCCATTTCAGCCACACATTGCGCAGAGACCGCCCCATATTCCTGCAGGGTTTGCTCGCTGACCCCCAGCAAGGAACTTTTGGCCTGATTAGAGTAAGTAACAAATGACTGATTAAACCACGCCGAACTGCCATCTACCGAGGTCAGCGCAAAGGCCAGTCCGCCCCCGGTACAGGACTCAGCGCATGAAACAGTCATATTTTTGGCCGTTAAGTAACGCCCAACCTGTGCTATTATCCGCTGCGCTTCAGGCGCAACACTAATGGTTGAAAAACCCTGACTCATATCAATAATACAAAGCTTATTTTCTTTGTTTGCAGTGTACCATTTCATCGGCATCGGCACATCCGTGGTACGTTAAGTTAATACAATATCGAGGCACTTTTGGAACAACATACTCCCATGATGCGCCAGTATCTGAACATTAAGGCGCAGCATCCCAATATCCTGCTTTTTTACCGCATGGGCGATTTTTACGAGCTGTTTTATGATGATGCAAAACGCGCCGCCCAGTTACTGGATATCTCCTTAACCGCCCGGGGCAAGTCCGGCGGTGATCCTATTCCGATGGCCGGTGTCCCTTTTCATGCAGTGGAAAGTTATCTGGCCCGGCTGGTCAAAATGGGCGAGTCGGTCGCTATTTGTGAGCAGGTCGGCGATCCGGCCACCAGCAAAGGTCCGGTGGAGCGTCAGGTGCAGCGTATTGTGACCCCCGGCACCGTGACCGATGAAGCCCTGCTTGAAGAGCGTCAGGACAACGTACTGGCAGCGATTTGTATGCAGGGAGAAATTTATGGATTATCCACACTGGATGTGACCAGTGGCCGTTTTCTGGTCAGTGAATGCCGTGGTGATGAAGCGCTTCTGGCTGAATTACAACGGATTAACCCGGCTGAGTTGCTCTACCCTGAAGGCTTTGACAGCCTGGCCCTGATCGAGCGTCGCAAAGGTATTCGCCGTCGTCCCGAATGGGAGTTTGAGCAGGACAGCGCGGTTGAGCAGCTTAATAAACAATTTGGCACCCGCGAACTGGCGGGCTTCGGAGTGGAAAATCTTACCGTCGGACTGGGTGCGGCAGGCTGTGTTCTGCAATATGTTAAAGACACCCAGCGCTCAGCCCTGCCCCATATTAATAGCATTCAGCAGGATGTACAGGAAACCCGGGTTCAGCTTGATGCCGCCACCCGGCGGAATCTGGAAATTACCCAGAATATGAGTGGTAACCATGAACATACCCTGTTTAGTATCATGGACACGACCGCAACGGCGATGGGCAGTCGGATGCTGCAGCGTTACCTGCACTCACCGATCACCGACCGCCATGAACTGAACAGCCGACACGATGCTATTGAGACCCTGATGGATGCGCCGGATCTGCCGCTTGACGATCTGCTCAAAGGCATTGGCGATATAGAGCGGGTGATGGCCCGGCTGGCGCTGCGCTCGGCCCGCCCCCGGGACTTTGCCCGTCTGCGTAATGCATTTAACAGCCTGCCGACTCTGCACGACACACTGGCACCGCTCAATAATGCCCTGCTCAATACCCTGAGCCAGCAGATTGGTACTTACCCGGAGCTGCAGGAATTACTGAATCAGGCTATTGTGGACAACCCGCCCGTGGTTATTCGTGATGGTGGCGTGATTGCCGCCGGTTTTAACAGCGAGCTGGATGAACTGCGTGCCTTGTCTCAGGGAGCGACGGATTATCTGGATGCGCTGGAGCAGCGCGAGCGTGAACGCTCCGGCATCAGCACGCTGAAAGTCGGTTACAACCGGGTTCACGGCTTTTTCATTGAAATCAGCCGTGCCCAGAGCGAACTGGCGCCAGCCGATTACATCCGCCGACAGACACTGAAAAATACCGAGCGATACATCACGCCTGAACTCAAAGAGCACGAAGACAAGGTGCTGACCAGTCAAAGTCGTGCCCTGGCGCTGGAAAAGCAGCTGTATGAAAAATTATTTGATGCCTTTCACCCGTATCTGACTCAGTTGATTGAAACCGCCGCTGCGCTGGCCAAGCTCGATGTAATCCAGTGTTTTGCCGAGCGCTCGGTCGCACTGGATCTGCACCGCCCTACCCTGACTCTAGATCGGCAAATCAGTTACGAACAGGGCCGCCATCCGGTGGTGGAAAGTGTGATGGACGACCCCTTCATTGCCAATCCGCTGTCGCTGACCGAACAACAGCGTATGCTGATCATCACCGGTCCTAATATGGGCGGTAAATCAACGTATATGCGGCAAACCGCGCTGATTGTTTTGATGGCCTATATTGGCAGCTTTGTGCCTGCCGAGCAGGCCCGAATCGGCCAAGTGGATCGGATCTTTACCCGGATTGGCGCCTCTGACGATCTGGCTTCCGGCCGCTCCACGTTCATGGTGGAGATGACCGAAACCGCCAATATCCTGCACAACGCCACTGAGCATTCACTGGTGCTGATGGATGAGATTGGCCGGGGCACCAGTACCTATGATGGGTTGTCACTGGCCTGGGCCTGTGCCCACTTTCTGGCCAGCAAAATTAACGCCTATACCCTATTTGCCACGCATTACTTTGAATTGACGCAACTGCCGGAGCAGCTCGACGGAGTGATTAACGTGCACCTGGATGCGGTTGAGCATGACGAAAGCATCCGTTTTATGCACAGCGTGGAGCAAGGCGCAGCCAGTCAGAGCTACGGACTTCAGGTAGCTATGCTGGCCGGGGTGCCCAAGCGTGTTATTCAGGCTGCCCGTCACAAGTTACATGAGCTGGAAAACCTGAAAAGCGTAGCGGCGCCTGTTTCGGGTGCTACCGACAACCCGGCTGGTAACCAGGCACAGACCCAGCTGGATTTTGCCCCCACGGTCAGTGAGCTTGAACTGGCTATGGAGAAAATCAATCCGGACGATCTGACCCCCAGACAAGCCCTTGACCTGCTGTATTCACTGAAAAAAATCAGCCAGTAAACCGTCTGCGCGGCCCAAACAGGCAGGCAAACTGATTGTTTGCCTGCCTGTTCTTGGGTATACTATTGCGCCGTCCAAGTGTTAAGAATTTTTATCCAAATTCCATAAACACACATTACCCATAAAATCCAACGCCTTAGGTTTCGCATGACAAACTATATTTTCGTCACAGGTGGTGTTGTATCATCGCTAGGTAAAGGTATTGCTGCTGCATCGCTGGCTGCAATCCTGGAAGCGCGTGGTCTTACCGTCACAATGCTAAAGCTGGATCCGTATATTAACGTTGATCCAGGCACTATGAGTCCCATCCAGCACGGTGAGGTTTTTGTCACCGATGACGGTGCTGAAACTGACTTGGATTTGGGTCACTATGAGCGCTTTATCCGCACTCGCATGTCTAAACGCAACAACTTCACAACCGGCCGGGTTTATGAAGAGGTGCTTCGTCGTGAGCGTCGTGGTGATTATCTTGGCGCCACCATTCAGGTTATTCCGCATATTACCAACGAAATCAAGCGCCGGGTGATCGAAGGTGCTGAAGGCCACGACGTGGCTATTGTTGAGATCGGCGGCACGGTAGGTGATATTGAGTCTCAGCCGTTTTTGGAAGCGATCCGTCAGCTGGGTACCGAAATTGGCCGTGAACGCGCCATGTATATGCACCTGACACTGGTGCCGTATATGCCGGCCTCCGGCGAGGTAAAAACCAAGCCCACCCAGCACTCGGTAAAAGAGCTGCGTTCTATCGGTATACAGCCCGATATTCTGGTATGCCGCTCAGTAGGCGCGCTACCAGCCACAGAACGTTCCAAGATTGCGCTGTTTACCAACGTCAATGATAAAGCCGTTATTTCACTAAAAGACGTCGACAGTATTTATCGTATCCCAGCGGCCCTGAAAGCGCAGGGTATGGATCAGCTTGTGGTTGACCGTTTTGGTCTGCAATGCAAAGAAGCTGATCTGACCGAGTGGGAACAGGTACTGTACGCAGAGTCTAACCCGACGGCCGAAGTCAACATCGGTATGGTGGGTAAATATGTAGAACTGCCCGACGCCTACAAATCGGTAAATGAAGCATTAAAGCACGCTGGCTTGAAAAACCGCCTGACCGTTAATATTCATCATATAGATTCGCAGGATATTGAGAGCAAAGGCACGCAAATGCTGGAGCAGCTTGATGCGATTCTGGTACCAGGCGGATTTGGTGAGCGCGGTATTGAAGGCAAAATTATGGCTGCCCGTTATGCCCGTGAAAACAAAGTGCCTTATTTAGGTATTTGTCTGGGTATGCAGGTAGCACTGATTGAGTACGCCCGACATGTTGCCCATATGGAAAATGCGAACAGCACAGAATTTGATCCGGACACGCCGTATCCGGTTGTGGGTCTGATCACTGAATGGCTGGATGCAGATGGCAGCACCGAAGTTCGTACTGAAGGGTCTGACCTGGGTGGTACTATGCGTCTGGGTAGTCAGCTGTGTCACCTGATTCCGGGTACAAAAGTGCATGACATGTATGGCAACGACGAAATTTATGAGCGTCACCGCCATCGCTATGAAGTGAACAACAACCTGCGTGATCAGATCGAGCAGGCGGGCCTGAAAGTGAGTGGTTTGTCCACTGACAAACGCCTTGTAGAAGTGGTAGAGATCCCTGAACATCCCTGGTTTGTTGCCGGGCAGTTCCACCCGGAGTTCACATCAACTCCGCGTGACGGACACCCACTGTTTACCGGGTTTGTAGCGGCAGCCGGCAAGTATCAGAAAGAAAATCATTAATTTCTTAGAAAAGGGGCAACCTCTCTCCCGTTGATTGCCCCACTTAACGTTGAGGAAAAAACATGGCGAAGATTAGTCGCATTATTGGACGCGAAATCCTGGACTCACGCGGTAACCCAACCGTAGAAGCAGATGTCTATCTGGATAGCGGCGCAATGGGTCGCGCAGCAGCACCATCAGGTGCATCAACAGGTTCCCGTGAAGCGCTGGAACTGCGTGACGGCGATAAAGCCCGCTACTTAGGCAAAGGTGTATCTAAAGCTGTTGCTGCGGTAAATGATGTTATTGCGCCTGCACTGGAAGGTAAGGATCCGCTGGCACAAAGCGACATCGATCAAATCATGCTGGACCTTGACGGTACTGAAAACAAAGAAACCCTGGGCGCAAATGCGATTCTGGCGGTTTCTCTGGCGGTAGCAAAAGCAGCTGCGATTGAAAAAGGCGTTGCGCTATATGAGCACATCGCAGATCTGAACGGCACACCAGGGCAGTATTCTATGCCTGTACCAATGATGAACATCATCAACGGTGGTGAGCATGCTGACAATAACGTCGATATTCAGGAATTCATGGTTCAGCCGGTTGGCGCGCCAAGCTTTAAAGAAGCCCTGCGTATGGGGGCAGAAATCTTCCACAGCCTGAAAAAAGTGCTGTCTGCCAAAGGCCTGAACACAGCGGTAGGTGACGAAGGTGGTTTTGCACCAAACCTGAGCTCGAATGCCGAGGCACTGGCCGTCATCGTAGAAGCGGTAGAAAAAGCCGGCTACAAGATGAACGAAGATGTAACACTGGCGCTTGACTGTGCGGCATCTGAATTCTACAAAGACGGCAAATATGTGTTGTCTGGCGAAGACAAGAGCTTTGACTCAGAAGGCTTTGGTGACTACCTGGCTGAACTGAGCAACCAGTATCCTATTGTGTCTATTGAAGATGGTCTGGACGAAAGTGACTGGGACGGCTGGGAAAGCCTGACTAAGAAGATTGGCGACAAAGTACAGCTGGTTGGTGACGACCTGTTTGTGACTAACACCAAGATCCTTAGCCGTGGTATCGAAAATGGTATCGGTAACTCAATCCTGATCAAGTTTAACCAAATCGGCTCGCTGACCGAGACGTTAAATGCCATCAAGATGGCAAAAGATGCCGGCTTTACAGCGGTTATCTCTCACCGCTCTGGTGAAACAGAAGACGCGACGATTGCCGATCTGGCAGTCGGTACTGCTGCCGGTCAGATTAAGACAGGCTCTCTGTGCCGTTCTGATCGTGTTGCCAAATACAACCAGCTACTGCGTATCGAGCAGGCACTGGGCGATGCAGCGACCTATAAAGGCCGCTCAGAAATCAAAGGCCAGTAAGGCTTTTTGGGGCTGGTAGCTAGCTACCGGCCCAACTTCCTGTTACGTTTAGGGTATTATTCAGACCCTTTGACGACGTTATGGCATCTGATTCGGATTCCAATCAAACTAATTTTTTTATCGAGCGCCATAAGCTTGATACTGCCCCCCCGCAATTTGCTGAAATCAGCACTGCCCTGTACGAACGCGAACTGGCGGTCATTGCCTCAGGTTCTTTACAGGATGCTAGCCGGCTCAAACAAAAATTACGTGGCCTGCCCCATCATGTAAAACGCGCAGCGCATTACATGTCAGGCAAGTACTCGCCGCTCACCGTAGACAGCCATAATGCCAGCTGGCAGGACAAACAACCCGGCAAGTGTCCGGCGGAAAAAAACCGGCCCCAGGACAACCAGAAATGGTTTGAGCAATATGCGACTTATGGTCTGGTGGTCTGTGTAGTGGTCAGTGAACTCAATCAGCAAACGATTGAACTGGACTCCGTGGACCGGATTGATGCCGACAATGGTCGCTTGCATGTGAATAAATTTGGCTGGTTTGATTATGACGGTACTTCGCATAACTCGATGAGCAGCCCCTATTCAGCACGTCGTTTATGCCGGCCTAACAAAGCGCTGGTCACCGCTGCCTGTTGCGGACATCAGTGGAATCATAAAGGAAAAACCCCGCCACGGCCGCTCAGCCTGCGGGAGATATTGCTGGCCACGGCGCTGGACTGGCACTATTTCCGTTATCCGATCAAACCTTCGGGCCGCTAGTTGTCACATTCGTGAGCCATAGTCTGGCTGGTCTAACCATTATCTACATCATGTTGCAACTGGCTTATAGCAATTTGTCATAACCGTATTGTAAAGAAAGGTTGACCTGTCCGGTAATGCTGGTTACATTGTCGGCATACAGACTGGAATGCAATTAGAAAAAGGCGCTATGTTTTTACAGCAACACGCACTACTATCTCTTCTACTCCTTATGGCAGCAAGACTGCACGGGTAGATTGCATCCAGCAATAAGATTCACAAAACCCGTGCTTTGCACGGGTTTTTTTTTGCTAACTAACCAATGAATGAGACCAAGCCATGACGAATCAGGTAAAAATCTTTGATACCACCCTGCGGGATGGTGAACAGGCGTTACCCGCCAGCTTAAGTGCCAAAGAAAAACTCCAGATCGCGCTGGCTCTCGAACGTCTGGGCGTAGATGTCATTGAAGCCGGTTTCCCGGTCTCCTCGCCAGGCGACTTTCAGTCGGTACAAATGATTGCCCGCGAAATCAAGAACTCCACTGTGTGTGGGCTGTCCCGTGCAGTCAAAGGCGACATTGATGCCTGTGGGCAGGCTTTGGGTGTGGCCGAGCAATTCCGAATCCACACGTTTCTGGCGACCTCTGAAATACATGTGAATGCCAAACTGCGTAAATCCCAGGATGAAATTGTTGAAATGGCAGTAGCGGCGGTAAAACATGCCCGCCGGTATACCGATGATGTCGAGTTTTCCTGTGAAGATGCCGGCCGTACCCATATCGATTATCTTTGCCGTATGGTTGAGCAGGCGATTAAAGCCGGTGCCACTACCGTGAATATTCCTGATACGGTAGGTTACACCACGCCTACAGAATTTGGCGATATTATTAATAACCTGTTTAATCGGGTGCCGAATATCGACCAGGCGATTATTTCAGTGCATTGTCACAATGATCTGGGACTGGCTACCGCCAACTCGCTGGCCGCGATTGAAAACGGTGCCCGTCAGGTTGAATGTACGATTAATGGTATTGGCGAGCGGGCTGGTAACAGTTCGTTAGAAGAAATTGCCATGATCCTGCAAACCCGCCGGGAAATGCTGGGTCTGGAAACCAATATACAGTCTAAAGAAATCTCCCGTACCTCAAAGCTGGTCTCACAGTTATGTAATATGCCGGTACAGGCTAATAAAGCTATTGTGGGCGCTAATGCATTCAGTCATTCTTCGGGCATTCACCAGGACGGCGTCTTAAAAGCGCAGAATACCTATGAGATTATGACCCCCGAAAGTGTGGGCATTAATAAAAATAACCTGAATCTGACTTCCCGTTCTGGCCGCCATGTCATCAAGCACCGTCTGACCGAGCTGGGCTATAACCTGGAAGACTATAATCTGGAAGATGTTTACCAGCAATTTCTGGCGCTGGCTGACACTAAGGGCACCGTATACGACTACGACCTGGAAGCCCTGCTGTTTTTCGATCAGCAAAAACATGAAGCCGCGCATTTCAAACTGCTCTATTTACAGGCCAACAGTGGCCACGAGATCATCCCCAGCGCCACGGTAAAATTGCAGGTCGGTGATGAGGAAGTCACCCGCACCTCTACGGGTAACGGCCCGGTTGATGCTGCCTATGAAGCTATCATGCAGATTCTTGGGCATCAGGATGTGGAAGTGGTGGACTTCAAGCTGGACTCAAAAGGGGAAGGCGCAGATGCGCTGGCTCAGGTCAGTGTGATTGCCGAATACAAAGGGCGCCGCTTTCACGGGCTGGGGCTGGCTACCGATATCGTCGAAGCCGGTGTGAACGCCCTGATTTATGTACTGAATAATACCCATATAGCTGATCAGATTGACCAGCAAAAAATTCAACAAGAACGTGTAGCAGGAGTATAAATGAACCAGTTCAATATTGCCGTGCTGGCCGGTGACGGTATTGGCCCGGAAGTGATGCAGGAAGCCAGTAAGGTACTGGATGCTATCGAACAGCGCTTTGCGGTCAGCTTTAACCGCACAGCCTATCCGGTGGGCGGGTACGCCATCGACACCGAAGGCGAAGCACTGCCTGCCAAAACACTTCAGGGCTGTGAGGCAGCCGATGCGATCTTGTTTGGCTCTATTGGTGGCCCGAAATGGGACACCCTGCCCCTGGAGCAGCGCCCGGAACGTGCTGCGCTGCTAACCCTGCGCAGCCACTTCGACTTATTCAGTAACCTGCGCCCAGCCCGCATTTATCCGGGTCTGGAACAGCTTTCTCCGCTGCGGGCTGATATTGCCGCCAGCGGCGTAGATGTATTAGTCGTACGCGAGCTGACCAGCGGTATTTATTTTGGTCAGCCGAAGGGCCGTGAAGGTGACGGTGAGGAAGAATTCGCCTTTGACACCATGCGCTACAGCAAACGAGAAATCCGTCGTATTGCGGTGGCTGCCTTTGATGCGGCGCAAAAGCGCAAAGGTAAGGTCACCTCGGTAGATAAAGCCAATGTTCTGGTCACCAGTCGTCTGTGGCGTGAAGTAACCGAAGAGGTTGCTAAAGACTATCCGGATGTGGAACTGGAACACATCTATATTGATAACGCGACCATGCAGGTCATGAAAAACCCGGCGCAGTTCGATGTAATGTTATGTTCAAACCTGTTTGGCGACATTATCTCTGACGAATGCGCCATGATGACAGGATCGATGGGCTTGCTGCCCTCTGCCAGCATGAACGAACAGGGGTTTGGTCTGTATGAACCAGCGGGTGGATCAGCACCGGATATTGCCGGTAAAAGCATTGCCAATCCAATCGCTCAAATTATGTCTGCTGCAATGATGCTGCGTTTCAGCCTGAATCTGGGCGAGGCCGCTGATGCCATTGAGCAGGCGGTTGTTAAAACACTGGAAGGCGGCGTACTGACCGGTGAGCTGCTGCCGTCTGACCAACAGGCGAATGCCGCCAGCACCGCGCGGGTTGGCGATGAAATCGCCCGTCATATTTTGAATCAGGAGTAATACACCACCATGGCCAAGACCTTATACGATAAAGTTTTTGATGCACACACGGTTGAAACCATTGATGGTGACAGCTTGCTGTACATCGACCGTCACCTGATTCATGAAGTCACCTCACCACAAGCATTTGCCGGTCTGAATGAAAAAGGCCGCAAGGTGCGCCGTCCGGACCGGACGGTGGCAACCATGGATCACAGTATCTCAACCCGCTCTCTGGC contains:
- the leuB gene encoding 3-isopropylmalate dehydrogenase; amino-acid sequence: MNQFNIAVLAGDGIGPEVMQEASKVLDAIEQRFAVSFNRTAYPVGGYAIDTEGEALPAKTLQGCEAADAILFGSIGGPKWDTLPLEQRPERAALLTLRSHFDLFSNLRPARIYPGLEQLSPLRADIAASGVDVLVVRELTSGIYFGQPKGREGDGEEEFAFDTMRYSKREIRRIAVAAFDAAQKRKGKVTSVDKANVLVTSRLWREVTEEVAKDYPDVELEHIYIDNATMQVMKNPAQFDVMLCSNLFGDIISDECAMMTGSMGLLPSASMNEQGFGLYEPAGGSAPDIAGKSIANPIAQIMSAAMMLRFSLNLGEAADAIEQAVVKTLEGGVLTGELLPSDQQANAASTARVGDEIARHILNQE